DNA from Pelodiscus sinensis isolate JC-2024 chromosome 1, ASM4963464v1, whole genome shotgun sequence:
caggcatgaatacaaagattaaagctctgctgatattaataaaacttaatagttacccaatttccacccatttGTCAGTACTTTcagtgagcaatgacagtccaggattGACctgctaaaacacatatcaacagaagaccactaactcacatgtaagctgtgattactatggatggactggacaacagggaaactgagctttttcctcctttctcttctttcgaaagaacttcctgtttcctgtccacacatgtcattttccgaaagagctctttggcaaaaatgcttcttcctcgtagaatgaggattatcagtgttggaaaaaaccctctcttcctttggaagaatgcaattgctgcGTGGACAtaatggaagggttttttttttaaatctctataGTGTACTTCCAAAGTGAATGATCAATCACCCATCTCATTCAGAATCAAAAGTACTCCTTTCAGGATAAGCAGAGGCAAAACCAAAcaataaaaaaggcaaatatggGGCAATTTTCTTTTCAACATAAACTACCAAAAGTAAAGCCAAAGTTTGAACAAAGAAATCTTAGGGGGAAATGGAAAAACTGGGTGTGGGATTAATTCAAAATGGCTGGGtccacactggccacttattccggaaaagcagccgcttttccagaataacttgccagctgtctacactggccccttgaatttctggaaaagcactgacgatctactgtaaaattgtcagtgtttttccggaaaaactatgctgctcccgttcggacaaaattccttttccggaaaactgttctggaaaaaggccagtatagacagcacagtagtgttttccgcaaaaaagccccgatcacgaaaatgacaatcggggcttttttgcggaaaggtgcgtctacattggaacagatgcttttccggaaaaagtgcttttccggaaaaacatcctgccaatgtagacgcgctttttctggaaatacttataacggaaaactgttacgttttaagcatttccggaaaagggtgccagtgtagacgtagccaataagtcttaggaaggaaaaatcaattgTACACTGTCATAATTAGGAGTGCTCACCAGCACTTGGTGCTTAAGGGGTTAACTGTGCCCTTAGTTGGGTatgtggtcagccaataacaatacaggtaggaatttcaaactgggacaaaggaatctTCAACTTTCCCTCCTTTCTCTGAAAAGCAGAGCGATTATTTCCAAGACTGTAGGAGATGGGATGCCCCTCTATCCCGAAGAACAGACGTCTTACTATGTGTAAGGAGGGCAAAGTTTAGATAATCCATCAAGATCTGTTGCTTTCCTAGTTTGGGAATTTTTAATTAATATCTGAGCTGGTGAAGTATTAGTCTTTattgtaactaagggtatgtctacactaccctcttagttcgaactaggagggtaatgtaggcataccgcacttgcaaatgaagcccgggatttgaatttcccgggcttcatttgcataagcggagcgccgccatttttaaaaccctgctcgttcgaaccccgtgcagcgcggctacacggggcacgaactaggtagttcgaactaggcttctacgaggagtaacgatagttcaaactaggaagcctagttcgaactacctagttcgtgccccgtgtagctgcgctgcatggggttctatcgagcagggttttaaaaatggcggctccccgcttatgcaaatgaagcccgggaaaatcaaatcccgggcttcatttgcaagtgcggtatgcctacattaccccgctagttcaaactagcggggtagtgtagacataccctaagttttaACCCAGGGAGATCCCTGAGAATCtttatcaattggtggctcttcccTTCttgccactttactatgcttgcaactataGTTTTGTTTAGataataaaagtttattttctcttttaaaattaaTCAGTACCAGTTGATTGCTGTGTCCTTGATGGTCTGTCTATGGGTTGCCTCTGTTTTTCCAGCTCCAAACAAAGTGGAGGTTGGGGTAGGGGAGAGTTTGACCTGAGAGAGCGGGTTTCTCAAGTGATCACtttcctggttttcttggaattacttgggtgatggcagcgGTTTTCCCAAAATCCGGGTATTGGGATTGttggggaagtttttgtaccaaagcctgtagagacaaggttttggggtgctcttgcGGGCCCCTACTTCTGAATTTTCATGCTAGAGTGTAGAACAGACTTGACGCAGAAACACAAAAAGGGAAGAGAGTGTCTAGAAAGGAACCCTGTTGAAAGGGATCGAGGGGTcctagaggaccacaagctaaatactaGTCaagagtgtcacactgttgaaaaaacaaaaagcaaatatcTTTCTGGGATTCAGTAAAGGAGGTGTTGTGAGCTAAACAGACAAGTTCTTCCTTTTCTTTACTCTGCATTCAATTGTCCCCAGCGATaatattctgtccagttctgggcactacattttggGAAAGGTGCGGGCAGACCGGACAGGGTGCGGAGTGGAGCACCATGCTGGGTACAAGGTGAAGAAGGAGCTGTGGAGTCTCTAGGACTGGGGGCCACCCTTCCCACTTCACTGCTCGGCTGGGGACAGGGGGACAAAGCCATGCAGAGCTGTGGGAGTTATTCTACTTTCTCCTGGTTGCTGTCACTGCTCCCTGGAAATCACTCTTTCTGTAGCTCAGAAATCTATTAAATACCCGTCACCTCGCACACGGTGTTGGTATCAGTGCAAAGGGGTCATTCTCAGCTCAGGAACATTAGTTGGTGAACACGCACTTTCCTTTCTAGCCGCCGGGCGTTGGGCATCAGATCCACACTGGATGGGaccagggcagggcagctctgTGGGCATTAGCTGGGGAGCTAGGGGTGTTTGGGCTGTAGCCACTCCACTGGGGGCTCAAGCAATGGTTGTCCGAGCATCCATGAACACTGCTGGGTGCGGGGCCTGCCTGTGGATGTTGGGGTGAGGCAGACTGGGGGGCTTTGCCACTTGCAATTCACAGCCCAGGAGGGAACACAGCTATGGGAGGCAGAGGACTCAGCTTTGTTTCAGATCCAGTTGCCATCCTGGGGAGCAGGGGCGAACCTGTAACCGAGGTGATCCAATGAGTGATGGGAGAGGAGATGagcaaggaggagggaaggacACTTGGAAGAGGCACAAACCTGCCCGGAGGCCAAATGAAGGTGCGAGGCGGAGTTGGGGCCTTTCAGAAGGAGATGGGGTCATTGTCAGGGCCTTGGGTGTCCAGTTACAATTTAGAAATCCAACAATTTAATGAGTCGCACACAAATCGAGTCCCAAATATGTTACACTTAGAAAGAAATATCAGGAAAGGATTAATTCATATTTGACTAGCCAGTGAGTCATTCAGGCAAGCAAGCCCAGCACCAGCCATCACGGCACGGAGCTCGATCTGAGAGCCAGGAGAAAACATTTAGGTCCCTTTCAGAGTAAGAAGCcggagcagcctgtcccggatctgtttggtcctcaccccgtagatgataGGATTTATCATGGGCGGCACCAGGAGGTAAATGTTAGTAACAAGAATGTAGACATGCAGGGGTATATTGAGGCCAAAGCGGGTAGCAAGGGAGCCAAAGAGATTTGGAGTGTAAAAGGCTAAGATGACACACAGGTGGGAagtgcaggtcccaaaagtcttgagccgggcgtcctttgtggggagtttgaagatggccctgagaaTCAGAATATAGGACACAGCAATAAGAAACATATCCAGAAGATTCCCACAGAATAACACAAAGAGTCCATAGAAACGATTGACTCGGATGTCGGCGCAGGCCAGATTTACCACATCCATGTGCTCACAGTGCGTGTAGGGGATGAcattggttctgcaatatggccactgcctcgcCAGTAAGGGATAGGGCAGTACAAATATGGCACCTCTCAGCACCATGGCCAGGCCGATCTTGGCCACCAGGGGGTTATTCAgaatggtggaatgtctcaggggatggcagatggccacgtagcgatccaaacCCATGGCCACCAATATCCCAGAACCAATCACGGAGAAGGAATGAACGAAGTACAGCTGGGCGAGGCAGGCACTGAACTctatctccctggaattgaaccagaaattGCTCAGCATTGTAGGTAAGGTAGCGGTAGACAGGACCAGATcggtgacggccagcatgcagaggaaatagtacatgggctcatggaggcttggctctgtcttcacaatgaacaggatggtgacgTTCCCCAATATGGTTATGACGTACatggcacagaaggggatggagatccagacatgggcccaCTCCAgaccaggaatgcccagcaggatgaaggtggaggggttggtgaactCAGATGTGTTGGAATCTGCCATGGAGCAGGGAGGAAGGTGTCCAACTCTGAGGCAGAACGGTGTTTATTGCATGTGCCGTACGTTCCCCTGACGTCCTGTGTGAGCCCAGGATCTGCAGCAATGCTCGCAGTACTAGCCTCTGAAAGGAAAGAGAACATTTGTAAGAGGTGCAGTACCACGGAGGGGGACTATTTTCATGGGGAAGCAGATCGGTTGCTCTTCACACCCTGAGAAATGACGTTTTCATGATTCAGAGAAATGAATTGTAAACAAATGACCCTACAACTGGCAAGTCCCTAATTTCTTGCTCATTCATAGCAATGGCAGAAAGTAAAGTCCATGTTTGGATGCCTGaggaaagggatggagaatcAGCCGGCGGGACATCTGCTCAGTTCTGCTGACCTCGTCTCTATGGAGGATGCAGCAGATAGAAAGGAGCGTTCCGAGACAAATCGTGGGAATGGGGGAGGCTGCTGTGTGCGCCGAGACTACAGAGTCTGTGAGGAAACAATAAGTAGGAAGAtgatggaggagaggaaagtaaAGAATACAATCGAGTGCATTCCAGTGGGCAAAGAGAGAAGAGATCTCAACCCataaattaaatagaaaaaaataatatttttaaggaATCTCAAAGGAAAATTATCTTCATAATTACAATTGTCTACTGCTAAAAATACAAGAAGTTAAATAAAGCACGtactttttccctttatttttaatgtacattttcgtttttaatgtacatttgtattttatttttaaaaaatccttaatCAATTTAAAGACCCAAGTAATGTTGAGTAAATGTCCCGGTTAAGTATATTCAATAAAAGAAATGCTAGAACATTTTAGTGCAAGTCCTGGAGTGAGAAAGGAATCTTGCTAATGTTGCAGAAAAAGTAGATGTGTTCAGGACATCATGTTCAAGCTGTATAAGGTATCCATACTGTATATGGTGAGGAAATGTTTCTGGGTCCATTAGCAGTGAAGGAGAGTGTTAAACACAGTCCACAGTGGGACCGTCGGGTTGGGAGCACCAGAGTTTGGAACTGAATGATCGACCACACAGCTCATTCAGAATCTGATGTGCTCAATCAGGCCTCAGGAGAGCCAaaagaagcaaataaaaaaggcaaatgggggacagttttcttttttaacatAAACTACTAAACGGAAAGGCAAAGTTTGAACAAAGCTCTGACAAGGTTAAGACACAAAGGAAAACGTGTCATGGGACTTATTAAATTATAAGTGTTGGGAAGGAATAACCAGTCGCACAcgaacaaaatgggaaataacgaTTTGGGAAGGAGCCCTgttgaaagggatctagggggtcctAGTGAATCACAAAATCATGATGAAAAACAGCGTAACACAGTCAAACAAACAGAATTCCTAAAAgaagagcagaccaggtatctatTGCCACTTCAAATTTCTGCAtcgtatcccattggttcttctggccccttgCCAacacctgagtttaaccccttagatcccaggtgctggccagcctcctcctgtccatcacagagggcagttttcttttaaacataaATTACTAAAAGGAAAGGCAAAGTTTGAACAAAGCTTTGACAAGGTTAGGAAGCAGCGGAAGCCCTGCTATGGCGCTCAGTCCAATCTACGTGTTAGGAAGGAAAACACAAttgcacacatgcaaaatgggCAAAACAGTCTaaggaggagccctgtggcaatGGATCTGAATGGGCCCCAGATACATACGAGTGAACAGTGACacacagtaggaaaaaaaaatctgattctaGGAGGCTGTAACGGGAGTGTGGAAATAAAGACACAAGTGTAATTCTTCTTCTCCGCCCTGCACTGAATAGTTCTCAAGGGGaataccgtgtccagttctgggca
Protein-coding regions in this window:
- the LOC142827805 gene encoding olfactory receptor 52E2-like: MADSNTSEFTNPSTFILLGIPGLEWAHVWISIPFCAMYVITILGNVTILFIVKTEPSLHEPMYYFLCMLAVTDLVLSTATLPTMLSNFWFNSREIEFSACLAQLYFVHSFSVIGSGILVAMGLDRYVAICHPLRHSTILNNPLVAKIGLAMVLRGAIFVLPYPLLARQWPYCRTNVIPYTHCEHMDVVNLACADIRVNRFYGLFVLFCGNLLDMFLIAVSYILILRAIFKLPTKDARLKTFGTCTSHLCVILAFYTPNLFGSLATRFGLNIPLHVYILVTNIYLLVPPMINPIIYGVRTKQIRDRLLRLLTLKGT